A portion of the Ammoniphilus sp. CFH 90114 genome contains these proteins:
- a CDS encoding fibronectin type III domain-containing protein → MMKRLSLSNGLKILLIFTFIFSYAQFGVRQDAEAALRTIDVKDQSIADWSGITTVFSDSLGDGGGKGQTTDLMRVLMASDANHLFVRWDVILPSGSNTVGNQLFGLRLTTARPQSGTTAPTHEATVFVQVSSDVPLIHVESATDSKTVNVLSNHVNVQQVVTGNGVNKVSSIEAAIPFAALNGGSYTADKSYSFTKLVSSPITAASVVPLWAMTFSSQAFNSKIKDTVPDSGYLDWDFSDGTYTPVGTGPIPSIQGVSTTPVISNNDMATYQAIVTNVGDNADNKTLGVSQLAWTLPAGFTYQGGLEKGTVIRADGSRSELTFTGPSVGATGTLNWGNFSTSTLASHESLLIEFDAKPPSSSTGKFFSSVSATVNTSTSAIETGETAQVTIPAGTARPTGLLASQTTETTTHLSWIGVTEATGYNLYQDGILLNSRPLSSLSYDVSGLQPGHTYTFRVTAIVSGNETLASDPLMVATLPLSPVNLSALPLSGAVSLTWSSVSGASGYKVYMSTTSGAGFVEVDSSLVKTHPFYTVTGLTDGTTYYFKIKAVNASGVSGFSQEISAIPLSMKPLAPTDLQGVSKSTTSAELSWTAVPEVSGYLIYHGDVVVKSLSSTETSTTMENLSPGTTYTFTIRSINANVESDPSEPVTITTFPEAPADLAIDEFGTTTANLSWQGVPEATGYVIYVNGQLNKNVGPEAVSAEITGLEPGTPYTFAVRALKGEIESADSNVEQIITVPLPPSSLLVQDSTPTSITLQWQGSTGAVSYKIYVVGETTPLMVVTSGTTAQMNGLREDTDYSFEVTALNGNGFESARSDAVAARTLPALPGLSITLAEVVKIPSQGNEIEVTIENARGEFLSKKWARGELSVTDSVYFTHDIEGSSFHVEENGWYSVYVQDGEGQEVVEKIKITNIDREPPTITTTWVGDTAYPRVNVSVSALGTGSGIQDVKYAQGVQELTYFHSAGTTVENHQFFIDMNVPYTLYAKDDAGNEERIYLYPMGDVDFNQELNVTDWLEVVGFVLSRKIPTPSQSLVANLNFDQDDKINVIDLVKMANMIVGK, encoded by the coding sequence ATGATGAAAAGGCTGAGCTTATCAAATGGGTTAAAGATTTTACTTATATTCACCTTCATTTTCTCTTACGCTCAGTTCGGCGTTAGGCAAGATGCAGAGGCAGCCCTTAGAACGATAGATGTAAAGGATCAATCGATCGCGGATTGGTCAGGAATTACGACGGTTTTTTCAGACTCCTTAGGTGACGGAGGGGGGAAAGGTCAGACAACCGATTTGATGAGGGTGTTGATGGCAAGTGATGCCAATCATTTGTTTGTTAGGTGGGATGTGATACTTCCTTCCGGTTCGAACACGGTAGGAAACCAATTGTTTGGATTGCGCTTGACCACGGCAAGACCTCAGTCTGGAACAACCGCTCCTACACATGAAGCAACGGTATTTGTTCAAGTTAGCTCAGATGTTCCTCTCATTCACGTTGAGAGCGCGACCGATAGCAAGACCGTAAACGTATTGAGCAATCATGTGAATGTACAGCAAGTTGTAACGGGGAATGGCGTAAATAAAGTAAGCTCCATTGAAGCGGCTATTCCTTTCGCCGCCTTGAACGGGGGCAGTTATACAGCTGACAAAAGCTATAGTTTTACGAAGCTTGTAAGCAGTCCGATAACAGCAGCGAGTGTAGTGCCTCTTTGGGCGATGACGTTTTCCTCTCAGGCTTTTAACTCGAAGATTAAAGATACGGTACCTGACTCTGGTTACCTGGATTGGGATTTTAGTGACGGAACTTATACTCCTGTCGGAACAGGTCCTATTCCGTCTATACAAGGCGTTTCAACCACTCCTGTTATTTCGAACAACGATATGGCTACTTACCAAGCGATTGTAACGAATGTAGGGGATAATGCGGATAATAAAACCTTAGGGGTGAGTCAGCTTGCCTGGACGCTTCCCGCGGGATTCACGTACCAGGGAGGTCTGGAAAAAGGAACAGTCATCCGGGCTGACGGTTCGAGAAGCGAGCTTACTTTTACTGGTCCAAGCGTTGGGGCGACAGGTACTCTAAATTGGGGGAATTTCTCCACATCGACCCTGGCGTCTCATGAATCTCTTCTCATTGAGTTCGATGCCAAGCCACCGAGCTCTTCGACAGGGAAATTTTTCAGTTCCGTTTCAGCTACAGTCAATACGTCCACCTCGGCTATAGAAACCGGAGAAACGGCACAAGTAACCATTCCAGCTGGAACGGCGAGGCCTACAGGACTTCTTGCTAGCCAAACGACAGAAACGACAACCCATTTATCATGGATCGGAGTAACAGAAGCCACGGGGTACAATCTTTACCAGGATGGCATCCTCCTTAATTCAAGACCTTTAAGCAGTCTCTCCTATGATGTTTCTGGGCTGCAGCCTGGCCACACGTATACGTTTCGAGTGACAGCGATAGTTTCAGGCAATGAAACATTGGCTAGTGATCCTTTAATGGTCGCAACACTCCCTTTGTCACCGGTTAATCTATCAGCTCTGCCATTATCCGGAGCCGTTTCTCTAACTTGGAGTTCAGTCAGTGGGGCATCAGGTTATAAGGTCTATATGAGCACAACATCAGGGGCAGGTTTTGTAGAGGTCGATTCTTCACTAGTCAAGACTCATCCTTTCTACACGGTTACAGGATTGACTGATGGAACAACGTATTATTTTAAAATAAAAGCAGTTAACGCTTCAGGAGTAAGTGGTTTTTCGCAAGAGATTAGTGCCATTCCTCTTTCAATGAAGCCTCTTGCGCCTACAGATCTTCAGGGTGTCAGCAAGTCTACAACAAGTGCCGAGCTATCCTGGACAGCAGTTCCGGAAGTGAGCGGATATCTCATATATCACGGGGATGTTGTGGTGAAGTCGCTAAGCAGCACGGAGACGAGTACGACAATGGAAAATCTCAGTCCAGGTACCACCTATACTTTTACGATTCGCTCGATAAACGCGAATGTGGAATCAGATCCTAGTGAGCCGGTTACGATTACGACGTTTCCCGAAGCACCTGCTGATTTAGCCATAGATGAGTTTGGCACCACAACGGCGAATCTTTCCTGGCAGGGAGTTCCGGAAGCCACGGGCTATGTGATATATGTGAATGGTCAATTGAATAAAAATGTAGGTCCTGAGGCTGTTTCTGCCGAAATTACTGGTCTTGAGCCGGGAACGCCTTATACCTTTGCCGTTCGAGCCTTGAAGGGTGAAATCGAATCAGCGGACAGCAATGTGGAGCAAATCATTACGGTTCCGCTTCCTCCATCTAGCCTTCTAGTTCAAGATTCTACGCCAACTTCCATTACACTCCAGTGGCAGGGATCTACAGGGGCAGTGAGTTATAAAATCTATGTAGTCGGTGAGACGACTCCCCTGATGGTGGTGACCTCAGGAACAACAGCGCAAATGAATGGACTTCGTGAGGATACGGATTATTCGTTCGAAGTCACGGCGCTAAACGGTAATGGTTTCGAATCGGCAAGGAGTGACGCTGTTGCGGCGCGGACTTTACCAGCGCTTCCAGGGCTAAGTATTACATTAGCAGAGGTTGTAAAAATACCCAGCCAAGGAAACGAGATTGAAGTCACGATTGAAAATGCACGAGGCGAATTTTTGAGCAAAAAATGGGCTCGAGGTGAACTGTCGGTAACAGATAGTGTCTACTTTACTCATGATATTGAGGGCAGCTCTTTTCATGTCGAGGAGAATGGCTGGTATAGTGTTTACGTGCAGGATGGGGAAGGTCAGGAGGTAGTTGAAAAAATTAAGATTACCAATATAGACCGCGAACCGCCAACGATTACGACGACTTGGGTTGGCGATACCGCATACCCACGAGTAAACGTAAGTGTATCCGCGCTAGGGACCGGAAGCGGCATTCAGGATGTAAAGTATGCTCAAGGAGTGCAGGAGCTCACCTATTTCCACAGTGCGGGCACCACGGTGGAGAACCATCAATTCTTCATTGATATGAACGTTCCTTATACCTTGTACGCCAAAGATGACGCAGGAAATGAAGAGCGAATCTATCTTTATCCTATGGGTGATGTAGACTTCAACCAGGAATTGAATGTTACAGACTGGTTAGAAGTAGTGGGGTTTGTATTGTCTAGGAAGATTCCTACTCCATCCCAGAGTCTAGTAGCTAATCTTAATTTTGACCAAGATGATAAAATTAATGTCATTGATCTGGTTAAGATGGCAAATATGATCGTGGGCAAGTAA
- the sleB gene encoding spore cortex-lytic enzyme codes for MRKSLLFTFFVLAALFMTLPMEKAEAAPTLKVGSTVGDVWDLQFRLNILGYYQQKPDGVYGLRTSDAVRRFQTSYGLPPDGVTGPKTWRVLKRISVNQKELDIMAKIIHGEARGESYKGQVAVGAVVMNRVKSPLFPNNVTAVVFEPRAFTAVDDGQYWLTPNSTSYRAAIDAIRGWDPSGGALYYFNPDTATSAWIWSRPQLLKIGKHIFCS; via the coding sequence ATGAGAAAAAGCTTGTTGTTCACATTCTTCGTTCTGGCCGCGTTGTTTATGACGTTGCCGATGGAAAAAGCGGAGGCAGCACCAACGTTAAAGGTCGGCAGTACAGTTGGAGATGTATGGGACTTACAGTTCCGTTTGAATATTTTAGGATATTATCAACAAAAACCGGACGGAGTATACGGCCTACGTACCTCGGATGCGGTGCGTAGATTCCAAACGTCCTATGGACTTCCTCCTGATGGGGTTACAGGTCCTAAGACATGGAGAGTATTAAAACGAATCTCCGTCAATCAAAAAGAACTAGATATCATGGCTAAGATTATCCATGGTGAGGCTCGCGGTGAATCTTACAAGGGTCAAGTCGCCGTTGGGGCAGTGGTCATGAACCGAGTGAAATCGCCGCTCTTCCCGAATAATGTAACTGCAGTCGTTTTCGAACCACGTGCATTTACAGCTGTAGATGATGGCCAGTACTGGCTCACTCCCAACTCCACTTCGTATCGAGCAGCGATCGATGCCATTCGTGGATGGGACCCAAGCGGCGGGGCATTATACTACTTTAATCCGGATACCGCCACATCCGCCTGGATCTGGAGCCGTCCCCAACTCTTGAAGATCGGTAAGCATATTTTTTGTTCATAA